One genomic region from Arthrobacter sp. FB24 encodes:
- a CDS encoding PucR family transcriptional regulator, which produces MLPLAPEATAERLGFVTLEQFLHKLPAELKILHDGGNGAGMLRWVEPSELEDPTPYLLDGEFILTAGLPFLGDGGSEAKVDAYVRRLVGAGVGALGFGLEPYFAAVPETVVAACRRHNLTLVEFPKTVPFAAIGLEFSQLLESDNARVFRQLADTNRQLMRAVLSARPEHELLAALVQRVPVWALLVGADGRIRARAAGSNGAGSNGGGAAVELSALQPLLKRLLAGSGPRVEMEQLEEPGATMVFGHPLRSTRDANLGALVLGSEGPLTPAQNSVVSSVVGLLELLVRQRTSGSLAPSQLATALLLHPDSAASGSTKHVNGLKDLLAQSMSSTRSAPLRVVQGVKAEAGGPAGESPVRELLQWRRMFDTKLVEITDYGFAAITRLKVDDALLAETEALGWRLVIGDATEFHGLSSAYRRATSLRARVQATGRSARVDEVTWSVAGLLGREAGTMLAARLLEPVLNQEDPERRAGQLTVLRTWLGENGSWDATAKAMGLHRNSVRRQINALAELLDTDLNQAQVRAELWFALQYVDDSPAPASPGAAGLADATSPESGTPDSQSR; this is translated from the coding sequence GTGCTCCCGTTGGCGCCTGAGGCAACCGCAGAGCGGCTCGGCTTCGTCACGCTGGAGCAGTTCCTGCACAAGCTGCCGGCAGAGCTGAAGATACTCCACGACGGCGGCAACGGTGCCGGGATGCTCCGCTGGGTGGAACCCAGCGAACTGGAGGACCCCACGCCCTACCTGCTCGACGGCGAGTTCATCCTCACCGCCGGGCTGCCCTTCCTCGGCGACGGCGGCAGCGAGGCGAAGGTGGATGCCTACGTCCGGCGGCTGGTTGGCGCCGGGGTGGGGGCCCTGGGGTTCGGGCTGGAACCGTATTTCGCTGCCGTGCCCGAGACCGTGGTGGCGGCCTGCCGGCGCCACAACCTGACCCTCGTGGAATTCCCCAAGACTGTTCCGTTCGCCGCCATCGGGCTGGAGTTTTCGCAGCTGCTGGAGTCGGATAACGCCAGGGTGTTCCGGCAGCTCGCGGACACCAACCGACAGCTGATGCGGGCTGTCCTTTCGGCCAGGCCGGAACACGAGCTGCTGGCGGCGCTAGTGCAGCGGGTTCCGGTCTGGGCGCTGCTCGTCGGAGCAGACGGCCGCATCCGCGCCCGGGCCGCGGGCAGCAACGGCGCCGGCAGCAACGGCGGGGGCGCCGCCGTCGAACTTTCCGCCCTGCAGCCGCTGCTGAAACGGCTGCTGGCCGGCAGCGGCCCCCGCGTGGAAATGGAGCAGCTGGAGGAGCCGGGGGCCACCATGGTGTTCGGCCATCCGCTCCGCAGCACCCGGGACGCCAACCTCGGCGCCCTGGTCCTGGGCTCGGAGGGCCCGCTCACCCCCGCGCAGAACAGTGTGGTGTCCTCCGTCGTGGGGCTGCTGGAATTGCTCGTGCGGCAGCGGACCAGCGGCTCGCTGGCCCCAAGCCAGCTTGCGACGGCGCTGCTGCTGCACCCGGACAGCGCGGCCTCCGGCAGCACGAAGCACGTTAACGGCCTCAAAGACCTCCTGGCGCAGAGCATGTCCTCCACGCGCTCAGCGCCGCTCCGGGTTGTCCAGGGCGTGAAGGCGGAGGCCGGCGGCCCCGCCGGCGAAAGCCCTGTGCGGGAACTGCTGCAGTGGCGCCGGATGTTCGACACCAAACTCGTCGAGATCACCGACTACGGTTTCGCCGCCATCACCCGTCTCAAGGTGGACGACGCATTGCTCGCCGAGACGGAGGCGCTGGGCTGGCGCCTGGTGATCGGCGACGCCACGGAGTTCCACGGGCTGTCCTCTGCGTACCGTCGGGCCACCTCCCTGCGGGCGCGGGTTCAGGCAACCGGCCGGAGCGCCCGGGTGGACGAGGTGACCTGGTCCGTGGCCGGACTGCTCGGCCGCGAAGCCGGGACCATGCTTGCGGCCCGGCTGCTGGAACCGGTCCTCAACCAGGAGGATCCCGAGCGGCGGGCCGGACAGCTGACGGTGCTGCGGACATGGCTGGGCGAGAACGGGAGCTGGGACGCCACGGCCAAAGCCATGGGCCTGCACCGCAACAGCGTCCGCCGCCAGATCAATGCCCTCGCCGAACTGTTGGACACCGACCTCAACCAGGCCCAGGTGCGGGCGGAACTCTGGTTCGCCCTTCAGTATGTGGACGATTCTCCTGCCCCGGCCTCCCCCGGCGCTGCCGGCCTGGCAGACGCAACCAGCCCGGAATCCGGAACACCCGACTCCCAGTCGCGGTAG